The DNA segment GACGGCGCTTTTCACGCGGATCAGGACGGGGAAGGGCAAGGAGAAGCCGCAACGAAAACTGCACTCAAAACGGTACGAACCGGGCAACGTGTGCGCAGTGTGCTGCCACGCCGCCATTGTAACGGGTCGGCCAGTGGCGTTTGACCGACCTATAACCGTCCTCACCCGAAACAGACCGTAGCTTTTGCCGACTTATCGCAAGACTTACAGTCCAGGTGTCACATCACAGCGACTTTAATGCTGCTGTCATCCGTATAAGCCGTGGCACGCTTGCTGCTTGTCCGTAGGTCTTGGGCTCGCGGGCCCTGGACTCACGGGAGTGCGCGATGGCACACATGATCTGGAAAGGCGCAATCAGCTTTGGCCTCGTCCACGTTCCGGTGCAGTTATACCCGGCGACGCAGTCGGAGAAGGTCGGCTTCAATCTGCTGGATAAGCGCTCGATCGATCCGATCGGCTACAAGCAGATCAACAAGCGCACGGGCAAAGACGTCACGCGCGATAACATCGTGCGCGGATTCGAGTACGAGAAGGACAAATATGTGGTGCTGTCCGACGACGAAATCCGCTCGGCCAATCCCGAGTCGACCCAGACTGTCGACATCCTTGCTTTCGTCGACGCACCCGACATCTCCTTTCTCTATCTCGACACGCCTTATTACCTCACGCCCGACCGCAAGGGCGACAAGGTGTACGCGCTGCTGCGCGAAGCGATGAAGGCCTCGGGCAAGATTGGCGTAGCCAGTGTCGTGCTGCACAACAAGCAGCATCTGGCCGCGTTGATTCCCGTCGGGCCGATGCTGGCGCTGAATACGCTGCGCTGGGCCGCGGAAGTACGCGACATGGACGAGTTCAAAGTGCCGGCCGACGGCGTGAAGGCGGCAGGCGTCACGCCACGCGAGCTGGACATGGCGAAGAAGCTGATCGACGACATGAGCGACGCC comes from the Paraburkholderia sp. PREW-6R genome and includes:
- a CDS encoding Ku protein — encoded protein: MAHMIWKGAISFGLVHVPVQLYPATQSEKVGFNLLDKRSIDPIGYKQINKRTGKDVTRDNIVRGFEYEKDKYVVLSDDEIRSANPESTQTVDILAFVDAPDISFLYLDTPYYLTPDRKGDKVYALLREAMKASGKIGVASVVLHNKQHLAALIPVGPMLALNTLRWAAEVRDMDEFKVPADGVKAAGVTPRELDMAKKLIDDMSDAWDPANYHDTFRDDIMALVDRKIRAGKTEEITDVEAPHEARQSADILDLSDLLKRSLGRGKAKPASGGRKRAADDEEDETDADAGSAGSAAPARKKARTARPSTTTRSARGSGSSGSSGGSAKSAPAARKRRAAA